A region of the Candidatus Palauibacter australiensis genome:
GAAGTCCTCGTCCGTCGCACTCGTCACGCTCTCGAACGTCTCCGGCTTCCAGATCTGGACGTGGTTGATCGCACCCACGACCAGCGCCTCACTTCCGAGCGCGACCGCCTTTCTCATCCTCTCCGGTATCAGGATCCTTCCCTGGGCGTCCGGCG
Encoded here:
- a CDS encoding division/cell wall cluster transcriptional repressor MraZ, which codes for PDAQGRILIPERMRKAVALGSEALVVGAINHVQIWKPETFESVTSATDEDFDRLIETVFA